A single genomic interval of Spirosoma taeanense harbors:
- a CDS encoding tetratricopeptide repeat protein: MAYWGVAMSLFHPLWTPPLETELRKGEKAVQIAQSLSKSEREAAYIDAIASFYNDWQLTDHRTRCLRFEAGMKAVYVKYPADKEAAVFYALALNAAADPADKSFARQKKAGSILQALYPGQPNHPGIAHYLIHTYDYPELARQGLAAARKYATIAPSSAHALHMPSHIFTRLGLWDECIQSNRLSVSSAQCYAEAAGIKGHWDEELHGLDYLVYAYLQTGDNAAANEQLRYIASINQVFPVNFKDAYTFAAAPSRMALENKNWKEAANIQLTPANFPWKNFPWQEGIIHFARLLGATHTKDAASAQSELEKLHTLYDTLQKQKDFYKAKQVAIQMKEGEGWIAFLEGRNTAALNLLSLAADMEDSTSKHPVTPGEVLPARELYADLLRQLQQNQKALQAYEKALQKSPNRFNSLYGAGVAAEKAGLMDKASFYYNQLISIAAPKSDRPELSVARAFLKSHS, from the coding sequence ATGGCCTATTGGGGAGTAGCCATGTCTCTCTTCCATCCGCTCTGGACACCACCACTCGAAACTGAGTTGAGAAAAGGTGAAAAGGCCGTTCAGATTGCGCAGTCGCTCTCAAAATCCGAACGCGAAGCCGCTTATATCGACGCCATCGCTTCCTTTTATAACGATTGGCAGCTCACCGATCACCGCACCCGCTGTCTTCGTTTTGAAGCGGGCATGAAAGCCGTTTACGTAAAGTACCCAGCGGATAAAGAAGCGGCTGTTTTTTATGCGCTGGCTCTCAATGCCGCAGCCGACCCAGCCGATAAATCCTTTGCCAGACAGAAGAAAGCGGGCTCTATTCTGCAGGCGCTTTATCCCGGACAACCCAATCATCCGGGTATCGCCCACTATCTGATTCACACCTACGATTACCCGGAACTGGCCCGGCAGGGGCTGGCTGCGGCACGAAAATACGCTACTATTGCCCCGTCCTCTGCGCATGCCCTGCACATGCCATCGCATATTTTCACCCGCTTAGGCCTTTGGGATGAATGCATTCAGTCTAATCGGCTTTCGGTCTCTTCTGCCCAGTGCTATGCCGAAGCAGCCGGTATAAAAGGTCATTGGGATGAGGAGCTTCATGGTCTGGATTATCTGGTCTATGCTTATCTGCAAACAGGTGATAATGCAGCCGCTAATGAACAGCTAAGATACATTGCATCCATCAATCAGGTTTTTCCGGTTAATTTTAAGGATGCCTATACATTTGCGGCTGCACCTTCACGTATGGCATTGGAAAACAAAAACTGGAAGGAAGCGGCAAACATCCAATTGACACCTGCCAATTTCCCCTGGAAGAATTTTCCCTGGCAGGAAGGGATTATTCATTTTGCACGTCTCTTGGGCGCGACCCACACTAAAGACGCTGCTTCTGCCCAATCAGAACTGGAAAAGCTGCATACGCTTTACGATACGTTACAAAAGCAGAAAGACTTCTATAAAGCAAAGCAAGTGGCGATCCAGATGAAAGAGGGAGAAGGATGGATTGCGTTTTTGGAAGGCAGGAATACGGCCGCTTTAAACTTATTGAGCCTTGCGGCTGACATGGAAGACAGCACATCCAAACATCCTGTAACACCGGGGGAAGTGTTGCCCGCCCGGGAATTGTATGCCGATCTGTTACGTCAACTACAGCAAAACCAGAAAGCCTTGCAAGCCTATGAAAAAGCTCTGCAAAAAAGTCCGAATCGCTTCAACAGCTTATACGGCGCTGGTGTTGCAGCCGAAAAAGCTGGCTTGATGGATAAAGCTTCCTTTTACTATAACCAACTGATATCCATTGCTGCTCCAAAGTCAGATAGACCAGAACTTTCGGTTGCCAGGGCGTTTCTGAAGAGCCATTCATAA
- a CDS encoding trimeric intracellular cation channel family protein — protein MGSIFTTSIDLLGTFVFAISGIKLASGKQLDWFGAYLIGLVTATGGGTVRDLLLDVTPFWMTDSTYFLTTGAALLATLLFKEKLFKWPNTLFLFDTIGLGLFTIVGISKSIEMNLPFWVCIVMGTITGSIGGVIRDVLLNEVPLLLRKDIYALACVVGGFVYFVCIRFDLSTSLTELIAASAVIAIRIIALKFHIHLPVLHSIKATNGDKADNI, from the coding sequence TTGGGCAGTATTTTTACAACTTCAATAGATTTACTCGGCACCTTTGTCTTTGCAATTAGTGGGATAAAGCTGGCGTCCGGCAAACAGCTTGACTGGTTCGGCGCTTATCTGATTGGACTAGTAACCGCCACCGGAGGAGGGACCGTAAGAGACTTATTACTCGACGTAACGCCGTTCTGGATGACAGACAGTACGTACTTCCTGACAACCGGCGCTGCGCTGCTTGCCACCCTGCTTTTCAAAGAAAAACTATTTAAATGGCCGAACACCTTATTCCTGTTCGATACTATAGGCCTGGGCCTGTTTACGATTGTGGGCATTAGCAAAAGCATTGAAATGAATCTGCCATTCTGGGTTTGCATAGTAATGGGCACCATTACGGGCTCAATCGGAGGAGTTATCCGGGATGTTTTGCTGAATGAGGTGCCGCTCCTATTACGAAAGGATATTTATGCGCTCGCCTGCGTGGTGGGCGGGTTTGTATATTTTGTGTGTATCCGGTTTGACTTGTCAACGAGTTTGACAGAACTTATTGCCGCATCAGCAGTGATAGCCATTCGGATAATCGCCCTGAAATTTCATATTCATTTGCCAGTCCTGCACTCGATTAAGGCTACCAACGGCGACAAAGCGGATAACATCTAA
- a CDS encoding class I SAM-dependent methyltransferase yields MEDLWTEKWNERYSQNDFAYGEQPNAYFKEQIEKIPPGRILFPAEGEGRNAVFAASLGWTVSAFDISAEGQKKAMRLAERNQVSIDYQVGELRFLHYPAEQFDVIALIYAHFPPDLKSLYHKALDTYLRKGGIVIFEAFSKKHLDYLAKNEKVGGPKDIASLFSIAEIKSDFENYDFQQLTETEIELNEGQYHNGHGCVIRFVGKKR; encoded by the coding sequence ATGGAAGACCTCTGGACAGAGAAATGGAATGAACGCTACAGTCAGAATGACTTTGCTTATGGAGAGCAGCCTAACGCGTATTTTAAAGAACAGATAGAAAAAATACCTCCAGGCAGGATTCTTTTTCCGGCCGAGGGCGAAGGCCGTAACGCGGTATTTGCAGCCAGCCTCGGCTGGACTGTTTCGGCTTTTGATATAAGCGCAGAAGGGCAAAAGAAAGCTATGCGACTTGCCGAAAGAAATCAGGTGAGCATTGATTATCAGGTTGGCGAACTGCGATTCCTGCATTACCCCGCCGAACAATTTGACGTCATCGCCCTGATCTATGCCCACTTTCCGCCAGATCTTAAGTCCTTATATCACAAGGCTCTTGATACGTATCTGCGTAAAGGCGGTATCGTTATCTTTGAGGCTTTCAGCAAGAAGCATCTTGACTATCTGGCAAAGAACGAAAAGGTTGGCGGCCCAAAAGATATTGCTTCGCTGTTCTCAATAGCCGAAATCAAATCAGATTTCGAAAACTATGATTTCCAGCAATTAACAGAAACCGAGATTGAACTCAACGAAGGACAGTACCACAATGGGCACGGCTGCGTCATCAGGTTTGTCGGTAAGAAGCGATAA
- a CDS encoding endonuclease/exonuclease/phosphatase family protein, with translation MRNVVQKISLYIGIVLIGITLLSLLYDTSLWFLQIFNFPRLQLLIALICCLVLYAGVKRKNRLDALVAGLAISAAIQTYYLFPYFPFTTKHILSADAVTLNRKNVFSLIVANVYMKNRNAAAFIKIVSDRKPTLVLTMEVDNWWMNHLDVLKKDYPYRITYPTDNTYGMALYSKLPLQDSATLFFNHDGVPSFLATVSLPTGASFRLLTVHPVAPRPSKHPDNLNSEEVGLLKAGRTAAAQTGPTVVAGDFNDVGWSYNTRRFEEISGLKDVRCGRGMYNTFDQHSVLMRWPLDYVYTSSQFRVAEIERLPAFGSDHFPLYVELVLGPK, from the coding sequence ATGAGGAACGTAGTACAAAAAATCAGTTTGTATATAGGTATAGTACTGATAGGCATTACGCTGCTATCGTTACTGTATGATACGTCACTCTGGTTTCTGCAGATTTTCAATTTCCCGCGGCTACAACTGCTGATTGCGCTTATCTGCTGCCTGGTCCTGTATGCAGGCGTAAAAAGAAAGAACCGGCTCGACGCACTCGTGGCAGGGCTGGCTATTTCAGCGGCCATACAGACCTATTACTTATTCCCCTATTTTCCGTTTACAACAAAACATATTCTATCGGCCGATGCCGTCACCCTGAACAGGAAGAATGTGTTTAGTCTTATTGTTGCCAATGTCTATATGAAGAACCGCAACGCTGCGGCTTTCATAAAAATTGTCAGCGACCGAAAGCCCACCCTTGTCCTGACGATGGAGGTTGATAACTGGTGGATGAACCATCTGGACGTGTTAAAGAAGGACTATCCGTACCGGATTACGTATCCGACCGATAATACGTACGGAATGGCTTTGTATTCCAAGCTACCTCTTCAGGATTCGGCTACCTTGTTCTTCAATCATGATGGGGTGCCGTCTTTCCTGGCGACAGTTTCGCTCCCTACCGGCGCTTCCTTTAGATTACTTACCGTCCATCCGGTCGCGCCCAGGCCCAGCAAGCATCCCGACAACCTGAACAGCGAAGAAGTAGGCCTGCTAAAAGCCGGACGCACTGCTGCGGCTCAAACCGGGCCTACTGTGGTTGCCGGCGATTTCAACGATGTAGGCTGGTCGTACAACACCCGTCGGTTTGAAGAAATCAGTGGCCTGAAAGACGTACGATGCGGCCGTGGAATGTATAACACGTTCGATCAGCATTCTGTCCTGATGCGGTGGCCGCTTGATTACGTTTACACATCCTCGCAGTTTCGGGTGGCCGAAATTGAACGTTTGCCCGCCTTCGGGTCCGATCATTTCCCGCTTTATGTGGAGTTAGTGCTTGGGCCGAAATAG
- a CDS encoding DUF4403 family protein, with protein sequence MYRCIVYSLTIGWLILSSLGCQPSGSQLNPKAPKEAYNITEMEVRTERFLSTVHVPVSIGLSDVERQINTQVNGLIYEDNSFENNNRDNFMTKVWKRGTILVNAQDSLFHFTVPLRIWVKAGVTVLGFTKFTETEFEIDLRFKTKFDLERDWSVNTQTEADGYGWVRRPTVSLIGINIPVTNIVGSMIDKNLGSITKTLDQQIRRNVDLKTPVLKAWNMLREPYLISEKYRTYFQVVPKRVLITPLRFEGHTIRATIGIEGYTLTTTGDKPDVKPAVSLPDLTVVPQVKDDFQIGLLSEASYQEAARLASEEFVGKTFKFSEDRYSITITSMDMFGQNESLIIKAGLKGTVNGDIYLRGRPYYDAQEQTISLKDLAYDLDTRNVLQRSASWLLQGTFARTLQKQLTIPVGSQLADMQKLLQERLKNNQLAKGIILNGRIDEIRPDQVYLTPTALLAVVHARGRIDVRVEGLQ encoded by the coding sequence ATGTACCGTTGTATTGTATACAGTCTGACCATTGGCTGGCTGATTTTGAGCAGCCTCGGCTGCCAGCCTTCCGGTAGCCAGCTGAATCCAAAAGCCCCGAAGGAAGCTTATAATATCACCGAGATGGAAGTCCGTACCGAACGCTTTTTGTCAACAGTTCATGTTCCTGTTTCAATTGGGTTGAGCGATGTCGAACGGCAGATCAACACCCAGGTGAATGGCCTGATTTATGAGGACAATAGTTTCGAGAACAACAACCGCGATAACTTCATGACCAAAGTCTGGAAGCGGGGAACGATTCTTGTCAATGCGCAGGACAGTCTGTTTCATTTCACGGTGCCTTTAAGGATCTGGGTAAAAGCAGGGGTTACGGTTTTGGGTTTTACGAAGTTTACAGAGACCGAATTTGAAATAGACCTGCGGTTCAAAACCAAATTTGACCTCGAACGCGACTGGTCGGTCAACACCCAGACCGAGGCCGATGGGTACGGCTGGGTCCGGCGGCCCACTGTCAGCTTAATCGGTATCAATATTCCAGTCACGAATATTGTGGGGAGCATGATCGACAAGAATCTGGGCAGCATCACTAAAACGCTCGACCAGCAGATACGCCGGAACGTAGACCTGAAAACTCCCGTTCTTAAAGCCTGGAATATGCTGCGCGAGCCCTACCTGATTTCGGAGAAGTACCGCACCTATTTTCAGGTTGTGCCGAAGCGGGTGCTCATTACGCCCCTGCGGTTCGAGGGGCACACGATTCGGGCCACGATTGGTATCGAAGGGTATACGCTGACAACGACCGGCGACAAGCCCGATGTAAAGCCCGCCGTGTCGCTGCCCGACCTGACCGTAGTGCCGCAGGTTAAAGATGATTTTCAGATTGGCCTCCTGAGCGAAGCCAGCTATCAGGAAGCCGCCCGGCTTGCATCAGAAGAGTTCGTCGGTAAAACGTTCAAGTTTAGTGAGGACCGCTACAGCATCACCATTACGAGCATGGATATGTTCGGCCAGAATGAGAGTCTGATTATCAAGGCAGGTCTGAAAGGTACCGTCAACGGCGATATTTACCTGCGCGGCCGACCGTATTACGACGCTCAGGAACAAACCATCTCGCTCAAAGACCTGGCCTACGACCTGGACACCCGTAACGTACTCCAGCGGTCGGCGAGCTGGCTGCTGCAGGGGACGTTTGCCCGAACGCTGCAAAAACAGCTCACCATCCCGGTCGGTTCGCAACTGGCCGATATGCAGAAACTGCTGCAGGAACGGCTCAAAAATAACCAGCTGGCCAAAGGCATCATACTGAACGGCCGCATTGACGAGATCCGTCCCGATCAAGTCTATCTGACGCCTACCGCCCTGCTGGCCGTTGTTCATGCGCGGGGCCGCATCGACGTCAGGGTAGAAGGGTTGCAATAG
- a CDS encoding Smr/MutS family protein, with protein MNIGDKVRLLRAKEQGVVSRFLPGNMIEIEIEDGFRIPVMRSELVLVSPLEAERLLRTSTFAPQKPAAPQSPAILSNQGIYLAFIPVNDREYTLHLINNTDWEFPYLIGEESAGAGGGIQFIGLQSGVLKPKSQQKMNDHYVHAKFDEWPTFVVQGLWFRAGKSSLRQPLIKRFKARASTLFKAKVTVPVLNQPGFQTQLDAESAEPAQPVPASNRNAQPRPTTIRPEELKAEMLKAKSETGGISVERPSAVVDLHTEALLPKGTGNRTPADLLKLQLDTFEKALENAIASGMSDITFIHGVGSGALRTELHKRLGQHPNVKFFEDAQKQKFGYGATKVTIK; from the coding sequence ATGAATATTGGCGATAAAGTCCGGTTATTACGGGCAAAGGAACAGGGCGTTGTGTCGCGGTTCCTGCCCGGCAACATGATCGAAATTGAAATTGAAGATGGCTTCCGGATTCCCGTCATGCGATCGGAACTGGTGCTCGTCTCGCCCCTGGAAGCCGAGCGCCTGCTGCGAACCAGCACCTTTGCTCCGCAGAAACCAGCCGCTCCACAGTCACCGGCCATTCTATCCAACCAGGGTATTTATCTGGCGTTTATTCCTGTCAACGACCGCGAATACACCCTGCATCTGATTAACAACACCGACTGGGAGTTTCCGTACCTGATTGGCGAAGAATCGGCCGGAGCCGGGGGCGGAATACAGTTTATTGGTCTGCAGAGTGGCGTGTTAAAGCCTAAATCGCAGCAGAAGATGAACGATCACTACGTCCACGCGAAGTTTGACGAGTGGCCGACGTTCGTGGTGCAGGGATTATGGTTCCGGGCCGGAAAATCTTCGTTACGTCAGCCGCTCATCAAACGATTCAAAGCGCGGGCCTCTACGCTGTTTAAGGCCAAAGTAACGGTACCGGTGCTCAACCAGCCCGGTTTTCAAACCCAGCTCGATGCCGAAAGCGCCGAGCCAGCGCAGCCGGTTCCGGCCAGCAATCGAAATGCGCAGCCCCGGCCCACTACAATCCGCCCCGAAGAGCTGAAAGCCGAGATGCTGAAGGCCAAATCAGAAACAGGTGGGATTTCGGTCGAGCGGCCGTCGGCGGTAGTGGACCTGCACACCGAAGCTCTGCTGCCCAAAGGAACCGGCAACCGGACGCCCGCCGATTTGCTGAAGCTGCAGCTCGATACGTTCGAGAAGGCCCTTGAGAACGCCATTGCCAGTGGTATGAGCGACATTACGTTCATTCACGGCGTGGGGAGTGGCGCCCTACGAACCGAACTGCACAAGCGGCTGGGCCAGCACCCGAACGTTAAATTCTTTGAAGACGCGCAGAAGCAGAAATTTGGCTACGGCGCCACAAAAGTAACTATAAAATAG
- a CDS encoding EamA family transporter, whose product MWIVFSLLAAVATATVVTLSKAGIKNVDSSLAFAIQSVLILLVSWGVVIGQGNLPDVTRVDRRAWIYLVIAGVITCVSSLLSFRALKLGDAARVSSLDKVSLVFSVVLAIVFLKEKVNWQVIVGVVLMGAGAVVIAMARE is encoded by the coding sequence ATGTGGATTGTCTTTTCGTTATTAGCCGCTGTAGCCACCGCCACCGTCGTTACGCTCTCGAAGGCGGGGATAAAAAATGTAGATTCCAGTCTGGCCTTTGCCATTCAGTCGGTTCTGATCCTGCTGGTATCGTGGGGCGTTGTCATTGGCCAGGGCAACCTGCCGGATGTGACGCGCGTTGACCGGCGTGCCTGGATTTATCTGGTCATTGCCGGGGTCATCACCTGCGTTTCCTCGCTGCTTTCCTTTCGGGCGCTCAAACTGGGCGATGCCGCCAGAGTCTCATCGCTGGATAAGGTTTCGCTGGTCTTCTCCGTAGTTCTCGCCATTGTGTTCCTGAAAGAAAAGGTTAACTGGCAGGTTATTGTGGGGGTTGTGCTGATGGGAGCCGGAGCGGTTGTGATTGCCATGGCGCGGGAATGA